In Leptospira koniambonensis, the following proteins share a genomic window:
- a CDS encoding prepilin peptidase, producing the protein MAEYYSEFPYLIFFIWIGGVLVSFSMGSFYSTLAYRILRFYYGKERKIGSKLFRFKKILIEPSACESCGTQIKGASIIPVFGYWISKKECSNCKNPINPLYSLCEAVFGLLFVVSFLLSGKLLGSFAFVALCGHLLVAASTDFKKFSLDYENLPFIVLFGALANYLLFDSVPGKAELIVYVSFSAVFFLIYFIFPTSMGFADAIFAPAFAFLSMHPWWIFFLNSSYGIAIIITILKRKKGESLRQVPIPMGVYFSIGLVLTFLGRMLSNSGLLPNWADLIL; encoded by the coding sequence TTGGCGGAGTACTATTCCGAATTCCCATATTTGATCTTTTTCATATGGATTGGAGGCGTTTTAGTCTCCTTTTCCATGGGAAGTTTTTATTCTACCCTGGCTTATAGGATCCTCAGATTCTATTATGGAAAAGAAAGAAAGATAGGATCCAAACTTTTCAGATTTAAGAAAATCTTAATAGAACCTTCTGCGTGTGAATCCTGTGGAACTCAGATCAAAGGCGCTTCCATCATTCCGGTATTTGGATATTGGATCTCTAAAAAGGAATGCAGCAACTGCAAGAATCCAATCAATCCTTTATATTCTTTATGCGAGGCAGTATTCGGATTATTGTTTGTAGTCTCCTTTCTTCTTTCCGGAAAATTATTAGGTAGTTTTGCATTCGTTGCTTTATGCGGACATCTATTGGTCGCGGCAAGCACAGACTTTAAAAAGTTTTCTCTGGATTACGAAAATTTGCCTTTTATCGTTTTGTTTGGAGCATTGGCAAATTATCTATTATTCGATTCTGTTCCTGGCAAAGCGGAATTGATCGTATACGTTTCCTTCTCCGCTGTGTTCTTCTTAATTTATTTTATATTTCCAACAAGTATGGGATTTGCTGACGCAATATTCGCTCCAGCATTTGCATTTTTAAGCATGCATCCTTGGTGGATCTTTTTCTTAAATTCTTCCTATGGGATAGCGATCATTATTACTATCCTGAAAAGAAAAAAAGGAGAAAGTTTAAGACAAGTTCCGATCCCGATGGGAGTGTATTTTTCGATCGGCCTAGTATTGACATTTCTGGGTAGGATGCTTTCAAATTCAGGTTTACTTCCCAACTGGGCAGATCTCATTCTATAA
- a CDS encoding pyridoxal phosphate-dependent aminotransferase, which yields MSQSTLDYVLAQRIQGLDSSAIRKAFELAGTLKDPINLSIGQPHFPCPPNIVEAGVKALRDGKTAYTLTAGIPELKEALSQKYKQENGIDYASPDRLLVTSGISSAFLLLFNSLLNEGDECLVVTPHFLMYPAYIKIYGGKMNTISEDFQPEDLNVFKDKKLKIIIFSTPSNPTGTVLTKKQLTALAELAEKTGAYLISDEIYEKFDYDKSFLSVGSFYERAITLSGFSKTYSMTGLRLASIVAPAPIIKTLTTLQQYTLVCAPSVTQWMGIEALKTEMQPYIDDYKEKRDYVYENLKDHYQLKKSGGAFYFFLKIKEKDDDFVVRAVKEKGLILVPGYIFVDSKEYIRISFASEWENLKRGITALKELAS from the coding sequence ATGAGCCAGAGTACCCTTGATTATGTACTAGCGCAAAGAATCCAAGGTTTGGATTCCTCAGCCATCCGAAAAGCATTCGAACTTGCCGGGACATTAAAAGACCCGATCAATCTTTCCATTGGACAACCTCATTTTCCTTGTCCTCCCAATATTGTAGAAGCTGGGGTCAAAGCTTTACGTGACGGAAAAACTGCCTATACCTTAACCGCAGGAATTCCAGAACTGAAAGAAGCTCTTTCCCAAAAATACAAACAGGAAAACGGGATCGATTACGCAAGTCCAGATCGCCTTTTAGTTACTTCAGGTATCAGCTCCGCGTTTTTACTACTTTTCAATTCTCTTTTAAACGAAGGAGATGAATGTCTTGTAGTAACTCCTCACTTCTTAATGTATCCTGCTTATATTAAAATTTATGGCGGGAAGATGAATACAATCTCTGAAGATTTCCAACCGGAAGATCTGAATGTATTCAAGGACAAGAAGTTGAAGATCATCATCTTCTCCACTCCTTCTAATCCTACTGGAACTGTTTTAACTAAAAAACAATTAACTGCTCTTGCAGAACTTGCAGAAAAAACTGGAGCTTATCTGATCTCAGATGAGATCTACGAGAAATTCGATTACGATAAGTCTTTCTTATCTGTTGGATCTTTTTACGAAAGAGCGATCACTCTTTCCGGATTTTCCAAAACATATAGTATGACCGGACTTAGACTTGCATCTATAGTTGCTCCTGCTCCTATTATAAAAACATTAACTACGCTACAACAATACACTTTAGTTTGTGCACCTTCCGTGACCCAGTGGATGGGAATAGAAGCTCTCAAAACAGAGATGCAGCCTTATATAGATGATTATAAGGAAAAAAGGGATTACGTTTACGAAAATCTAAAGGACCATTACCAGCTGAAAAAAAGTGGCGGTGCGTTTTACTTCTTCTTAAAAATAAAGGAGAAGGACGATGATTTTGTAGTACGAGCTGTAAAAGAAAAAGGCCTGATCTTAGTGCCTGGTTATATATTCGTAGATTCCAAAGAATATATCCGTATCAGTTTTGCTTCCGAATGGGAGAATCTGAAACGCGGAATAACAGCACTAAAAGAACTGGCTTCTTAA
- a CDS encoding AAA family ATPase: MDTISIAGIKVPKSKLGNNSGSLGSDLVETDSTIRNLQNILYPLLESRPVLLVGDAGVGKNALIYYINFKRNHPTARFSFNEDTLPEDLIGSYRLLLDGKGFAWGDGPLTSAVRSGASFVADEMNLCPPHIIKRFSTVYESNYLELIEGDGTRIHGAEGFNFIGTQNPSEGFEGRKPLPFDITRYYSTVFIDPHTPDEILFILGKLYPNMDTDILKSCIRISLETETKVVSGSLGKGDLEKYHFNIRNLKKLCNRILALKADQPELRFRELWNFYVEPFRKEEDRNAQIELLLKETGLKSKPNLPEPKFEIHKGSLFCNDKEIHVTNENTAKEILSSVPMPLKLREFAEKVYSAVQFKENVLIEYSEEQDPQLILPLFTEISGVPLEAVHLCKGIHTADIIGALKPIAGSQVGWVDGPLTKGIREGGNILITNLEAAGAELVEKLNMLTDDARALVLPPESSEDKPLSLKEDSRIFALKLFRKTKSTPTISRAFRNRFTSVLFPELEDNATLKEILNFYLPEGDLVSKMAEFHIKIKDLAKKRTIGSANLMPYTFGLSNLLQWKDHILRYADESLGKEGLREIAFRGGKIAYSNQVSDPGERKELERILEFSLSGIEIVSDFFQTLEDKKKKTLTPSTEIEKKRWWDPELHKREPLTGKAELKNSGRELREGLEINTPETGGQRKEGPDAWYGQETRGNMGQGEPAGGGGAWGYRTEELYKAFLAKRRILWEYTIQTSIKEFKEVFGRSLEEVELNLERLFDPEIDINRMYRSEGSRIDTRKYISFLSGKGDSKVFDKTTIDKDEEKLKGVEVAFLVSKSRRIFNFEYSVATLSAMLSSAHILDEHDVNFSVTAYSDRMNRKDRIDLVQVKRMDEYFDSKKEEEMFDSLRADWQGDSIEEYQLLEQIESYFSPEAQTKILVMISDFRGQRGKTEIEHEIQSRDNKRLKAEILKHSNKNYVFLGVGLGRRYIAEHLFPDSIQITSENFYNMPNLIGAELGRLILTHHSSR; this comes from the coding sequence ATGGATACAATTTCAATCGCCGGCATCAAAGTACCTAAGTCTAAATTAGGAAATAACTCCGGCTCTTTAGGTTCTGATCTGGTGGAAACAGATTCCACGATCAGGAATTTACAAAATATTCTGTATCCTCTTCTGGAATCTCGCCCTGTGCTTCTTGTTGGAGATGCTGGGGTAGGTAAAAACGCACTTATTTATTATATTAACTTCAAAAGAAATCATCCAACTGCAAGATTTAGTTTTAACGAAGATACTCTTCCAGAAGATCTGATCGGTTCTTATCGTTTACTTTTGGATGGAAAAGGTTTCGCTTGGGGAGATGGCCCATTAACTTCCGCTGTTAGAAGTGGTGCAAGTTTTGTGGCGGATGAGATGAACCTTTGTCCACCTCATATCATCAAACGTTTTTCTACAGTATACGAATCCAATTATCTAGAGCTGATTGAAGGTGATGGAACTCGTATCCATGGAGCAGAAGGTTTCAATTTTATAGGAACCCAAAACCCTTCGGAAGGATTCGAGGGACGTAAGCCGCTTCCTTTCGATATCACAAGATATTATTCTACAGTATTTATAGATCCTCATACTCCTGACGAGATATTGTTCATCTTAGGAAAATTATATCCGAATATGGACACAGATATTCTCAAATCCTGTATCCGTATTTCTTTAGAAACTGAGACAAAAGTTGTTTCTGGTAGTTTAGGAAAAGGTGATTTAGAAAAATATCACTTCAATATCCGAAATCTTAAAAAACTTTGTAATCGTATCCTGGCTTTAAAAGCAGATCAACCAGAGCTTAGATTTAGAGAACTTTGGAATTTTTACGTAGAACCATTCCGTAAAGAAGAAGATCGTAATGCACAAATTGAACTTCTTCTCAAGGAAACTGGATTAAAATCCAAACCGAATCTCCCTGAACCTAAATTTGAAATTCATAAGGGATCCTTATTCTGTAACGATAAGGAAATCCATGTTACTAACGAAAATACTGCAAAAGAAATTCTATCTTCTGTTCCAATGCCTTTGAAACTAAGAGAGTTTGCGGAGAAGGTTTACTCTGCAGTCCAATTCAAAGAAAATGTTCTGATCGAATATTCTGAAGAGCAAGATCCTCAGCTCATTCTGCCTTTATTTACCGAGATCAGTGGTGTTCCTTTGGAAGCAGTTCATCTTTGTAAAGGGATCCATACTGCGGATATTATAGGCGCTTTAAAACCGATTGCCGGTTCCCAAGTAGGTTGGGTAGATGGTCCTCTTACGAAAGGGATTCGTGAAGGTGGAAATATCCTAATCACAAACCTGGAAGCAGCGGGTGCCGAACTAGTAGAAAAATTGAATATGCTTACAGATGATGCAAGAGCACTCGTTCTTCCTCCTGAAAGTTCTGAAGATAAACCTCTTTCTTTAAAAGAGGATTCTCGCATCTTCGCACTGAAATTATTCAGAAAGACTAAATCTACTCCTACTATTTCCAGAGCATTCCGTAACAGGTTTACTTCTGTCCTATTCCCTGAACTGGAAGACAATGCTACACTTAAAGAAATTCTAAACTTCTATCTCCCTGAAGGAGATCTTGTCTCTAAAATGGCGGAGTTCCATATTAAGATTAAGGATCTTGCTAAAAAGAGAACCATCGGTTCTGCAAATTTAATGCCTTATACATTCGGACTTTCTAATCTTCTGCAATGGAAGGATCATATTCTTCGTTATGCAGATGAGTCTCTCGGAAAAGAGGGCTTGAGAGAGATCGCTTTCCGAGGTGGAAAAATCGCTTACTCTAACCAGGTCTCAGATCCAGGAGAAAGAAAAGAGTTGGAGAGAATTTTAGAATTCTCCTTATCAGGAATCGAGATTGTATCGGACTTCTTCCAAACTTTGGAGGATAAGAAAAAAAAAACTCTGACCCCTTCTACCGAAATCGAAAAGAAACGTTGGTGGGATCCTGAACTTCATAAGAGAGAACCTCTTACTGGAAAAGCTGAACTTAAAAACTCTGGAAGAGAATTAAGAGAAGGCCTGGAGATCAACACTCCTGAAACAGGCGGTCAAAGAAAAGAAGGACCGGATGCCTGGTACGGACAAGAGACCAGAGGAAACATGGGCCAAGGTGAACCTGCAGGCGGAGGTGGAGCCTGGGGTTATCGCACGGAAGAATTATACAAAGCATTCCTAGCAAAACGTAGGATACTTTGGGAATACACAATCCAAACGAGCATCAAAGAATTTAAAGAAGTATTCGGACGCAGTTTGGAAGAAGTAGAACTGAATTTGGAAAGACTTTTTGATCCGGAGATAGATATCAACCGGATGTACAGAAGTGAAGGTTCCCGCATTGACACTCGAAAATATATATCCTTTCTTTCCGGAAAAGGGGACTCCAAAGTATTCGATAAGACCACAATCGATAAGGACGAAGAAAAACTAAAAGGTGTAGAAGTCGCCTTCCTTGTTTCCAAGTCCCGCAGGATCTTCAACTTCGAATATTCTGTCGCTACATTATCCGCAATGCTTTCCAGCGCCCATATTTTGGATGAACATGACGTAAACTTCTCCGTAACAGCTTATTCTGATAGAATGAACCGAAAAGACAGGATTGATTTGGTTCAAGTGAAACGAATGGACGAATACTTCGATTCCAAGAAAGAAGAGGAGATGTTCGATTCTCTACGTGCTGACTGGCAAGGGGATTCAATTGAAGAATATCAGCTCCTTGAACAGATAGAATCCTACTTTTCCCCGGAGGCCCAGACGAAAATACTGGTTATGATTTCGGACTTTAGGGGACAAAGGGGTAAAACGGAGATCGAACACGAGATCCAATCCCGAGACAATAAACGTCTAAAGGCAGAGATCCTAAAACATTCGAATAAAAATTACGTGTTTTTGGGTGTGGGACTGGGACGCAGATATATTGCGGAGCATTTATTTCCGGATTCTATCCAAATCACTTCCGAAAACTTTTATAATATGCCGAATTTAATCGGAGCGGAACTGGGAAGATTGATCCTCACTCACCATTCTTCCCGATAA
- the smpB gene encoding SsrA-binding protein, protein MATKKEKDNSPQPLVNKKAKFNFELISFIEAGIVLSGSEVKSLREKKANLTDAFAKIKNGEVYLDSFSITPYKNGGYTNHPDIRPRKLLLNRKEIDKLDKQIKEKGLVLVATKVYFKENRWAKVELALGKPKKLYDKREDMKKSDAKLEIARAMKTKNYS, encoded by the coding sequence ATGGCAACGAAGAAGGAAAAAGACAATAGCCCTCAACCTCTGGTAAATAAAAAAGCCAAGTTTAACTTCGAGTTGATCTCATTCATCGAAGCAGGCATAGTTTTGTCCGGATCCGAAGTCAAAAGTCTTCGAGAAAAAAAAGCAAACCTCACTGATGCATTTGCAAAGATAAAAAACGGAGAAGTTTACCTGGATAGTTTTTCCATTACTCCGTATAAGAACGGGGGATATACGAATCATCCTGATATTCGCCCACGCAAACTTCTACTGAATAGAAAAGAGATAGATAAACTAGATAAACAGATCAAAGAAAAGGGATTGGTGCTCGTCGCTACTAAAGTATATTTTAAAGAAAACCGTTGGGCGAAAGTGGAATTAGCATTAGGAAAACCTAAAAAACTCTACGATAAACGGGAAGATATGAAAAAAAGCGACGCAAAACTGGAAATCGCGAGAGCGATGAAGACCAAGAATTACTCCTAA
- the der gene encoding ribosome biogenesis GTPase Der: MSSKKRVPIISIVGRQNVGKSTLFNALLKKKLAITEDYPGVTRDVLRARVLSPEKGLDFLLCDTPGLDIERPESLEEAVLENAFRQVAESDLVVFLLDLHEVTSYDSRLIDKFRKDPELNQIPVLYCVNKVDHPEDEEDLDSFYKMGLSEILPISAIGRRNLPLLLEKIAFLLPTAKRKNQTTEEGETPSVSTEDFSLAIVGKPNAGKSSLLNALCGYDRAVVSEVAGTTRDSVDTTVTFDGKKIRITDTAGIRRKSDKAEALEFYSYQRTKRTIENSDVVIHLLDALKGFGEFDKKIVGMLQEEGKPFLLAVNKWDAIEDKDNDSFKNYQERLYSRFPLLREIQIITLSAKEKQRIHKMMEMTIDLAARSKKKISTSELNQSLRAWMAEAGRSFSANKPPKMLYCTQVSVSPFHLILFVNHIDYFKSNLLTFIKKKLTEKYNLKGIPIRLELRSDRK, translated from the coding sequence ATGTCCTCTAAAAAAAGAGTTCCAATTATTAGCATTGTAGGGCGCCAGAATGTTGGTAAGTCCACATTATTCAACGCACTTCTCAAAAAGAAATTAGCGATCACGGAAGATTATCCTGGTGTGACGCGCGATGTTCTCCGTGCCCGTGTTTTAAGTCCTGAGAAAGGTTTAGATTTTTTACTATGTGATACTCCTGGTCTGGATATCGAAAGACCTGAAAGTCTGGAAGAAGCAGTTCTTGAAAATGCTTTCAGACAAGTTGCAGAATCTGACCTTGTAGTTTTTCTTCTAGATCTACATGAAGTCACTTCTTATGATTCCAGACTCATCGATAAATTCAGGAAAGATCCGGAACTGAATCAGATCCCAGTATTGTATTGTGTAAATAAAGTGGATCATCCAGAAGACGAAGAAGACCTAGATTCTTTTTATAAGATGGGTCTGTCGGAAATCCTACCAATTTCTGCTATAGGAAGAAGGAACCTTCCACTTCTTTTGGAAAAAATTGCATTCTTACTTCCAACCGCAAAAAGAAAAAACCAAACTACGGAAGAAGGAGAAACTCCTTCTGTTTCTACTGAAGACTTCAGTCTTGCAATCGTAGGAAAGCCGAATGCTGGAAAATCCAGTTTATTAAATGCACTTTGCGGATATGATAGAGCAGTTGTGAGCGAGGTTGCTGGAACAACTAGAGACTCTGTGGATACAACCGTTACTTTTGACGGTAAAAAGATACGTATCACTGATACCGCAGGTATCCGTAGAAAATCGGATAAAGCAGAGGCTCTTGAATTTTATTCTTACCAAAGAACAAAAAGAACCATCGAAAACTCGGATGTGGTTATCCATCTTTTAGATGCGCTCAAAGGTTTCGGAGAATTTGATAAGAAGATCGTAGGAATGCTCCAAGAAGAAGGAAAACCATTCTTACTAGCTGTAAATAAATGGGATGCAATAGAAGATAAGGATAATGATTCCTTTAAAAACTACCAAGAACGTTTATACTCCAGGTTTCCTCTTTTAAGAGAGATTCAGATCATCACTTTAAGCGCTAAGGAAAAACAGAGGATTCATAAGATGATGGAGATGACCATCGATCTTGCGGCTCGCTCTAAGAAAAAGATCTCCACTTCTGAATTGAACCAATCACTTAGAGCTTGGATGGCAGAAGCAGGTAGGTCCTTCTCCGCAAACAAACCTCCTAAAATGTTGTATTGTACCCAAGTTTCTGTTTCTCCATTTCATTTGATCTTATTCGTAAACCATATAGATTATTTTAAATCCAATCTATTAACTTTCATTAAGAAGAAGTTAACTGAGAAGTATAATCTAAAAGGGATCCCAATCCGTTTAGAATTGAGATCTGATCGAAAATGA
- the plsY gene encoding glycerol-3-phosphate 1-O-acyltransferase PlsY — protein sequence MNELYSYFLPASFLLGSIPFGFLAAKLKGIDIRQKGSGNIGATNVTRMLGWKIGLPVLLLDIAKGAVFPLAIRLIYGESQEYLSLFCGVVAVLGHMFSPFLKFKGGKGVATSFGVFAVLAPGPILITLIVFLSLKKIYGFVSIGSIGGAITLPISYYLLSLLEEKSFNTPIFWAILCISSTILVLHRTNLIRLIKGQEFASDKEKYKDQE from the coding sequence ATGAACGAACTGTATTCATACTTTTTACCTGCATCTTTTCTTTTAGGCTCTATTCCTTTTGGATTTTTAGCAGCTAAATTGAAAGGAATAGATATCAGACAAAAAGGAAGTGGAAATATCGGAGCAACCAATGTTACTCGTATGCTTGGTTGGAAGATTGGACTTCCAGTTTTACTTTTAGATATAGCAAAGGGGGCAGTTTTTCCACTCGCGATCCGATTGATCTACGGAGAATCCCAAGAATACCTTTCTCTTTTTTGCGGAGTGGTCGCTGTTCTTGGTCATATGTTTTCTCCCTTCTTAAAGTTCAAAGGGGGGAAAGGAGTGGCGACTAGCTTCGGAGTATTTGCAGTACTTGCTCCGGGACCAATACTGATCACTTTGATCGTATTCTTAAGTTTGAAAAAGATCTATGGGTTTGTATCTATAGGCTCCATCGGAGGAGCAATCACTCTGCCTATTTCGTATTATCTGCTTTCTTTACTAGAAGAAAAAAGTTTTAATACACCTATCTTTTGGGCCATCCTATGTATTAGTTCTACAATCTTGGTTTTACATAGAACCAATTTGATCCGATTGATCAAAGGCCAAGAGTTTGCTTCCGATAAAGAGAAGTATAAAGACCAAGAATAA
- a CDS encoding DMT family transporter, translating into MFQNQSIKFFILLVIAMVSWGFAWPSAKSIVGTEPPIVIVFWRFLATALSLVPILIIRKESIALPDKKGLLQVAIGAVLYTIYNQFFLLGLSQGLAGAGGVLVTTMNPIFTYILVHTFQRKLPSGKEFIGLFIGLTGGFLLLKIWEGDWTLLFQSGNVYFLLCAFSWAILSMNSHSTGQRMSPMVYSFYVFSIGTVLDLFLAFPYDLSGVTDNDWNFWVQLLYLSVISTTFGTTVYFYASSRLGSRTASSFIFLVPVTALLGSWIFLGEEPKLSTLLGGLFAVSSVIILNRTQGKKEEVLATEEELEVPN; encoded by the coding sequence ATGTTCCAAAATCAATCTATAAAATTCTTTATCCTACTCGTGATCGCCATGGTGAGTTGGGGATTCGCTTGGCCTTCCGCAAAATCAATCGTGGGCACGGAACCTCCGATCGTAATTGTATTCTGGAGATTTTTAGCAACAGCGCTTTCTCTCGTTCCGATCTTGATCATCAGAAAAGAATCAATCGCCTTACCTGATAAAAAAGGATTACTTCAAGTTGCGATAGGCGCAGTATTATACACAATTTATAATCAATTCTTCTTATTAGGACTTAGCCAAGGTTTGGCCGGAGCAGGTGGGGTACTCGTTACTACGATGAACCCGATCTTCACCTATATCTTAGTCCACACATTCCAAAGGAAACTTCCTTCCGGAAAAGAATTCATAGGTTTATTCATAGGATTAACCGGCGGATTTTTACTTTTAAAAATTTGGGAAGGAGATTGGACATTACTGTTCCAATCGGGGAATGTTTACTTTTTACTCTGTGCGTTCAGTTGGGCCATCCTCAGTATGAACAGTCATAGCACAGGACAAAGAATGTCTCCTATGGTTTACAGCTTTTATGTGTTTAGCATAGGGACAGTTTTGGATCTATTTCTTGCATTTCCATATGACCTAAGTGGAGTGACGGATAATGATTGGAATTTTTGGGTACAACTACTTTATCTTTCCGTAATATCTACGACTTTTGGGACAACAGTGTATTTTTATGCATCCAGTAGACTGGGATCAAGAACTGCGAGTTCATTTATATTTTTAGTTCCGGTCACTGCACTTTTAGGAAGTTGGATCTTTTTGGGAGAAGAGCCTAAATTGAGCACATTACTCGGTGGATTGTTTGCAGTCTCTTCAGTGATTATATTGAATAGAACACAAGGTAAAAAAGAAGAAGTTCTGGCAACGGAAGAAGAACTAGAAGTTCCGAATTAA
- a CDS encoding EAL domain-containing protein encodes MNQVIGKETDIIPFFQPILSVEDGQIFAHEVLARKKNGDDIVSAGYLFSAEAGLSDSELGDLEENIWRKALEKLKIHPDQSKLFLNISPNRLYRELENERIDSFRLLRLTREYGIEPNRIILEVTEEEFSGSLDSLRIAVDLLRAYGFKIALDDLGSEASGIERVGLLRPDFLKLDLRLIRASSRSPSVRKVLEHIRDLAFSLGASVLYEGLETQEELYFALEGGARFLQGFLLLRPGAELSTGKEPSLSIKEMVKFFHQKKMEALKQELNFENKIRLTLGEFLNPFPVLKIANRYLIDAYTVFQSSKEIHRVYITDSKGTQLSPYYMRTGEDSFRETSHGIGKNWSYLPYFYRQLRDSMRKPDDWGMSERYFDSDAVKDLIVFSREVETGAYVFLDVTAPRLY; translated from the coding sequence ATGAATCAAGTAATCGGCAAGGAAACGGATATTATCCCATTTTTCCAACCGATCTTGTCAGTGGAAGATGGGCAAATTTTCGCTCATGAGGTTTTGGCCCGCAAAAAGAATGGAGATGATATTGTTTCTGCGGGTTATTTATTCTCTGCTGAGGCTGGTCTATCCGATTCTGAACTTGGAGATTTAGAAGAAAACATCTGGAGAAAAGCATTAGAAAAACTTAAAATTCATCCGGACCAATCTAAATTATTCTTAAATATTTCTCCAAATCGTCTTTATAGAGAATTGGAGAATGAAAGGATTGATTCCTTCAGATTATTACGATTAACCAGAGAATATGGAATAGAACCAAACCGTATCATTTTAGAAGTCACTGAAGAAGAATTTTCTGGAAGTTTAGATTCCTTAAGGATTGCAGTAGACCTTCTACGCGCGTATGGATTCAAGATCGCTCTGGACGATTTGGGATCGGAGGCTTCCGGTATAGAAAGAGTGGGACTTCTCCGCCCGGACTTTTTAAAATTAGATCTCAGATTAATCAGAGCATCTTCTCGTTCTCCATCGGTGCGAAAAGTATTAGAACATATTCGCGACCTCGCCTTTTCCTTAGGAGCTTCCGTCCTGTACGAAGGTTTAGAAACCCAAGAGGAATTGTATTTTGCATTAGAGGGTGGAGCAAGATTCCTACAGGGATTTTTGCTTTTGAGGCCAGGAGCAGAACTTTCCACAGGTAAGGAGCCTTCTCTATCCATCAAAGAAATGGTGAAATTTTTTCATCAGAAAAAGATGGAAGCACTTAAACAAGAGCTGAATTTCGAAAATAAGATCAGACTGACTTTAGGGGAATTTCTAAATCCCTTTCCTGTATTAAAAATAGCTAATAGATATTTAATAGATGCTTATACAGTTTTTCAATCTTCTAAAGAGATCCATAGGGTCTATATAACCGATTCTAAAGGAACTCAATTATCTCCTTATTATATGAGAACAGGAGAAGATTCTTTTAGAGAAACAAGTCATGGGATCGGTAAAAATTGGTCTTATCTCCCCTACTTTTATAGGCAGCTTAGAGATTCTATGAGAAAGCCCGATGACTGGGGAATGAGTGAGCGTTACTTTGATAGCGACGCAGTCAAAGATCTGATCGTTTTTAGTAGAGAAGTAGAAACGGGTGCCTATGTATTTTTGGACGTGACCGCTCCTCGCCTATACTAA
- a CDS encoding acyl-CoA thioesterase, translated as METVETQKIREGHKHSLNVRWDELDANRHVNNKNYQGYLDEARMRAMRDWGAPMEEFADKGFGPVILNLNLKFIKEISYPEEITIESALVLTSPTRAVFEQKILLSNGKIACQANTEWTLLDLNRKRPAKFMEVFK; from the coding sequence ATGGAAACTGTAGAAACACAAAAGATCAGAGAAGGCCATAAACATTCTTTAAATGTGAGATGGGACGAGTTAGACGCAAATAGACATGTGAATAATAAAAATTATCAGGGTTATTTGGACGAAGCCAGAATGAGAGCGATGAGAGATTGGGGAGCTCCCATGGAAGAATTTGCAGACAAAGGTTTTGGCCCCGTGATCTTAAATTTGAATCTGAAATTTATAAAAGAGATCTCTTATCCAGAAGAGATTACAATCGAATCAGCTTTGGTTTTAACTTCTCCCACAAGAGCAGTCTTCGAACAGAAAATACTTTTATCGAATGGTAAAATTGCCTGCCAAGCAAACACTGAATGGACTTTATTGGATCTAAATCGAAAACGTCCTGCGAAGTTCATGGAAGTGTTTAAATAG
- a CDS encoding TetR/AcrR family transcriptional regulator, which translates to MRISAESAKEKRHTLILKGIDRFRKFGYSATGIQEIADEAEIPKASFYNYFPTKQDFASETLEYYSENAILWNEKILQKTKEDPIFSLLNLYKERIKLEKKLLKEDVSCLVNVFGQELGHSETSVQKPLKKYFDAALEQLVAVIQKARSFKKLNIASSDREFALFLESSWRGALLVGRAMGSLEPVENFYKFLIQILDHKE; encoded by the coding sequence ATGAGAATTAGTGCTGAATCTGCAAAGGAGAAGAGGCATACTCTTATCCTGAAAGGTATTGATCGTTTTCGTAAATTCGGATATTCCGCAACAGGTATCCAAGAAATCGCAGATGAGGCCGAAATCCCAAAGGCCTCCTTTTATAATTATTTCCCAACCAAGCAGGACTTTGCCTCCGAAACCTTGGAATATTATTCCGAAAATGCAATTTTATGGAATGAAAAGATCCTTCAAAAGACAAAGGAAGATCCAATCTTTTCTCTTTTGAATTTATATAAAGAAAGGATTAAACTAGAGAAAAAACTACTGAAAGAAGATGTCTCCTGTTTAGTCAATGTATTCGGTCAGGAGTTGGGACACTCTGAAACTTCCGTACAAAAACCTCTTAAAAAATATTTTGATGCCGCTTTAGAGCAACTTGTAGCCGTCATCCAGAAAGCGAGATCATTCAAAAAATTGAATATTGCTAGCTCGGATAGAGAATTCGCTCTGTTTCTGGAATCCTCCTGGAGAGGAGCTCTACTTGTAGGTAGAGCAATGGGCTCTTTGGAACCCGTTGAGAACTTTTATAAATTTCTAATACAAATTTTGGATCATAAGGAATAG